The Paenibacillus sp. 481 DNA window TGGTCGTTCTATCATTCCGGTACATAAAGAGTTCGAACAGGCGGGAGCCTATGTAGCCATTCAAAAAATAAAGTATGGGGATCGTTTGGAAGTGCTGTTTGATGTTGATTCAGACGTTTGCAGCTATGATACGGTCAAGTTAATTTTGCAACCCTTTATCGAAAATGTGTTGCAGCATGCGTGGTGTGGGGATCGGATACATATACGAATCGTCGGGAAAAAGGTTGGCGATCGTTTGTCGTTCCGCATCATTGACGATGGAGTTGGGATGAAGCAAGAACGAATTCGGCAAATTTTTGATTCGCGCGATCACGTCAATGCCGGTTATGGCATCCGCAACGTCCATCAGCGAATTAGGCTCCAATATGGAGCGCAGTATGGCGTTAGCATATTTAGCAGACCTGGCATTGGTACATCGGTCACGATTACGATCCCTGCTGTGCGGGAAAAGGACAGTCCTCGTACCTAGTAGACTCGATCATACAGGGACAAATGTCAACGGAGACGGAAACTAATCATACGTACAAACGTATAACATAGTATCGTTGTAAAATATGGAAATCAGGGGTGGGATAAGGCATGAAGCAGAATTGGTTGAAGAAGTTGACGATGGATTTTGTGGTACCGGCAGCGATCGCCTTAACGCTTAGCTTAACGATCCAGAAGGTCGCTTATGCGCAAATTCTCGTTAATCAAGACTCTATGAATCAAACGTATGAAGAGGGTGATCGCCTCTTAGAAAATAAGTGGGTGTATAAATTAAATGAGCCCGAGCGTGGGGATGTGGTCATTATTGAACCGGATTTTTCCGGTGAACGACTGATTAAACGTGTTGTGGCAGTTGCAGGTGACCGTTTTGATATCCGTGATGGACAGCTGTACATAAACGATAAGGTGGTTGAAGAGCCTCATGCCTTAGGGAACACGATGCCCAAAGGGATGAGCATTCCGACACTTGTCCCAGCAGGGCACGTCATTGTACTTGGGGATAATCGGGAAAATAGTAAGGATAGCCGTGATTTAGGCTTCGTCCCGAATGACTCATTAGAAGGCAAAGTGGAGGCCAAGTTGTGGCCTTGGCGTTAAGCCATATATCGTTCGAAAAGGCTTGCTAGTCATTTACTGACGCAAGCCTTTTTCCGTTTGAAACGTTAGCGTTAACCTATGAGATGTTAAATTATTCTAATTCATTTAGCAGCACGAAGGCGTTATTATTATTTTTAATGAACGTTTTGGCGATGCTGTATAGTGGATAATAGCTTTTAGATAAAGGAATTAGGGTCTGATCGGATAGTGTGTGATCATAATTAATGTAAGCGTTAGGGCCAACGCTACAACACGTTCATTTGTCCATTAAGCGCGGCGAAAAGATCGAGATCGTTGGTGATAACGCTGCTGGGAAATCAACACTAGTTAAGTTCATCTTAGGGTTGTATCCTGCACCAGTTGGAACCCTTTTTTACAACGGCATGAAACATCTCCTTACACTGCTTGTATTGTGTCGAGTTGCGGTATCATATTAAAGAATATCCTTTTATGAGGGTTGTGAAGCACGATACGATCGTCTTGAGTGAGCGTAATCTAGTTGATTGAATTCCCATTAATTAACTACCTTTTCTCTCTCCGATGTACTAGAATAGGAAAAATCGCTGCGAGGGGGAAACGGGAATGCCTCACTATTTTGGGAATCGGATTCGCTTAAGAGAGTATCGGGAAAGTGATATGGAAGCCATGCGCAAGTGGGTAAATGATCCGGAAGTAACGGAGAGCTTGCATGATCTGTTCTTGTCTCCGCATTCGTATACAACGACGGAATCGTTTAAGAATGAAGTAATGAAGCCAAGAGACAATATTCGTTCGTTTGTCATCGCAGAAAAAGAGTCGGAAGCATATATCGGTCAAATTGATTTGCATATAGATTGGAAAAATCGTATCGGTACGATCGGGATCGTAATCGGGCGCAAAGAGTTGTTTGGTCAAGGCTATGGCGAAGAAGCCATTCGCGTCTTGCAGGCGGTCGCGTTCGACCAGCTCCAATTGAACCGTGTTCAATTGGAAGTATTGGAACCGAATGAGCGTGCGTATCGCTGCTATATCAAGTGCGGTTTTGTGGAGGAAGGACGTCAGCGTCAGCGTGTGTTCCGCAATGGACGCTACTTGGATATGATTGGGCTCGGTTTATTGCGAGAGCAATATGAGCAGGATGAGCGTCAGCAGCCCTATCGCAAGCTCGCTTATTGGGGAACCAAGCAGTTGGAGTAGCATATAGAAAGCGGTGAGCCCTATGACAGGCTCACCGCTTTGTGTGCGTTAGCTTTTTTTAGCATAAACGATGCCAAGCGTCTTGGCACCACAATGGCTGGAAATGACACAGCCTGTGTCGGAAATGTATACGTGTTGCGTGTTGGTACGTGCTAGAAGTTCAGCACGAATATTCACTGCATCCTCGTAGCACATCGAATGAGTGACGAAGATCATGTCGCCATCCATTTCATCTGCATGCTGCAAGGCGTTGTTCAGCAAGCTTTCCAACGCTTTTTCACGTTTCCCGCGTGTCTTGTTCGCGGGCGTCATTTTACCGTTCACAACTTTAATGGATGGACGTATTTTAAGCAAGCTGCCTAGTAGGTTCGTAAGTCCACTACAGCGTCCACCTTTATACAAGTAGTCTAACGTATCGATGATAAATTCCGTCTCCACTTGTGGACGGACTGCTTCTAACATGTGTACAATTTGATCAACGGTTTGTCCCGCCTCTGCTGCCCGTACAGCTTTCATGACTTGAAGGCCGATACCCGTTGCTAGGTTAAGCGAATCAAACACTGAAATATTGGCAGTGTAGCTTTCTTGCAACATGTCAGCTGCAAGCTTCGCATTTTGCTGAGTTGAAGACAGTTCAGAGGACAAGCCGATATACAAAATATCGCGCCCTTCCCGAACGAAAGGCTCAAAAGCAGCCATAAAATCAGCAGGCGATGGAGCAGCGGTCTTAGGTAAACTTCCTTGCTCGTCGACTAGCTTGTACATTCGCTCTGTTGTCATTTCGACTCCGTCGCGATAGGCCGTCTCGCCAAACGTAACGTAAAGCGGGATGATGCTGATATCGTATTGGTCTATCAAGTCTTTCGGCAGATCACACGTGCTGTCCGAAAAGATTTTGATGCGGCTCATAGTACTTCCTCCCGAATAATATGTAAAAATAAACTCACAAATACCATTATACTGTAAAAATTTAATGCGTCCATGATTTGAGTGAAATCCTTTTTATAGAAATCAAATCGTTCTGAAAATTACAGTAAAATGTAGGACGTATTTGGTAAGTTGCAGTTGTTAATACGCAGTGTAGCTCGGATCGTTGCAACTAATTTGAGCGTTGCCTTTGATTGAGTCGCTTAGGAGCGAATATACTAA harbors:
- the lepB gene encoding signal peptidase I; this translates as MKQNWLKKLTMDFVVPAAIALTLSLTIQKVAYAQILVNQDSMNQTYEEGDRLLENKWVYKLNEPERGDVVIIEPDFSGERLIKRVVAVAGDRFDIRDGQLYINDKVVEEPHALGNTMPKGMSIPTLVPAGHVIVLGDNRENSKDSRDLGFVPNDSLEGKVEAKLWPWR
- a CDS encoding GNAT family N-acetyltransferase — its product is MPHYFGNRIRLREYRESDMEAMRKWVNDPEVTESLHDLFLSPHSYTTTESFKNEVMKPRDNIRSFVIAEKESEAYIGQIDLHIDWKNRIGTIGIVIGRKELFGQGYGEEAIRVLQAVAFDQLQLNRVQLEVLEPNERAYRCYIKCGFVEEGRQRQRVFRNGRYLDMIGLGLLREQYEQDERQQPYRKLAYWGTKQLE
- a CDS encoding DegV family protein, with protein sequence MSRIKIFSDSTCDLPKDLIDQYDISIIPLYVTFGETAYRDGVEMTTERMYKLVDEQGSLPKTAAPSPADFMAAFEPFVREGRDILYIGLSSELSSTQQNAKLAADMLQESYTANISVFDSLNLATGIGLQVMKAVRAAEAGQTVDQIVHMLEAVRPQVETEFIIDTLDYLYKGGRCSGLTNLLGSLLKIRPSIKVVNGKMTPANKTRGKREKALESLLNNALQHADEMDGDMIFVTHSMCYEDAVNIRAELLARTNTQHVYISDTGCVISSHCGAKTLGIVYAKKS